The following proteins are encoded in a genomic region of Oceanibaculum nanhaiense:
- a CDS encoding pyridoxal-phosphate dependent enzyme: protein MPAPQSVLTLIGNTPMLEVTRLDTGPCRLFLKLESQNPGGSIKDRIGLSMIEAAERAGKITPGKTTLIEATAGNTGLGLALVAAQKGYKLLLVIPDKMSQEKINHLRALGTEIVMTRSDVGRGHPAYYQDMAERLEKEVPGGYWMNQFANPANPLAHETGTGPEIWAQMEGDMDAMVCGVGSGGTLTGLGRFFRKAAPKVEMVLADPKGSILAEATRSGHVGEAGSWLVEGIGEDFIPPNCDLDLVSTAITVDDTEAFATVRELLIKEGILAGTSSGTLIAAALRYCRAQTTPKRVVTFVCDSGNKYLSKAYNDFWLQDQGLTAREQTGDLRDLISRQAPKGEVISVEPGDTLLTAYGRMRLYDISQLPVLENDRIVGILDESDLLLATHDNPECFKSPVRGAMTSRLETLAPTAKIPDLIPIFRQDHVAIVVEGSKFLGLITKVDLINHLRQSVA, encoded by the coding sequence ATGCCCGCCCCGCAATCGGTCCTCACGCTGATCGGCAACACGCCGATGCTGGAAGTCACCCGCCTGGATACAGGCCCGTGCCGGCTGTTCCTGAAGCTGGAGAGCCAGAATCCCGGCGGGTCGATCAAGGACCGCATCGGCCTGTCGATGATCGAGGCGGCGGAACGCGCGGGCAAGATCACGCCGGGCAAGACCACGCTGATCGAGGCGACCGCCGGCAATACCGGCCTCGGCCTGGCGCTGGTCGCGGCGCAGAAGGGCTACAAGCTGCTGCTGGTCATCCCGGACAAGATGAGCCAGGAGAAGATCAACCATCTGCGCGCGCTGGGTACCGAGATCGTCATGACCCGGTCCGATGTCGGGCGTGGCCATCCGGCCTATTACCAGGACATGGCGGAGCGGCTGGAGAAGGAGGTTCCCGGCGGCTACTGGATGAACCAGTTTGCCAACCCGGCCAATCCACTGGCGCACGAAACCGGCACCGGCCCGGAAATCTGGGCGCAGATGGAGGGCGACATGGACGCCATGGTCTGCGGCGTCGGCTCCGGTGGTACGCTGACCGGCCTGGGGCGGTTCTTCCGCAAGGCCGCCCCCAAGGTTGAGATGGTGCTGGCCGATCCCAAAGGCTCGATCCTGGCCGAGGCCACCCGCTCCGGCCATGTCGGCGAGGCCGGCTCCTGGCTGGTCGAGGGCATCGGCGAGGATTTCATTCCGCCGAATTGCGACCTCGATCTGGTCAGCACGGCCATCACGGTGGACGATACCGAAGCCTTCGCCACGGTGCGCGAGCTACTGATTAAGGAAGGCATATTGGCCGGCACCTCGTCGGGCACGCTGATCGCCGCCGCCCTGCGCTACTGCCGCGCACAGACCACGCCGAAGCGCGTCGTCACCTTCGTCTGCGACAGCGGCAACAAGTATCTCTCCAAGGCCTATAATGATTTCTGGCTGCAGGATCAGGGGCTGACTGCCCGCGAGCAGACCGGTGACCTGCGCGACCTGATCAGCCGTCAGGCCCCGAAGGGCGAGGTGATCAGCGTTGAGCCGGGCGATACGCTGCTGACCGCCTATGGCCGGATGCGGCTCTACGACATCTCGCAATTGCCGGTGCTGGAGAATGACCGCATCGTCGGCATCCTCGATGAAAGCGATCTGCTGCTGGCAACCCACGACAATCCGGAATGCTTCAAATCCCCGGTCCGGGGCGCCATGACCAGCCGGCTGGAAACCCTGGCGCCGACCGCGAAAATCCCCGACCTGATCCCGATCTTCCGCCAGGACCATGTCGCCATCGTCGTCGAAGGCAGTAAATTCCTCGGCCTGATCACCAAGGTCGATCTCATCAATCATCTCCGTCAATCGGTGGCCTGA
- a CDS encoding ABC transporter ATP-binding protein, giving the protein MLAIDSLAKHFPNGVIALNDVDLAIDQSEIVSLVGTSGCGKSTLLRILSGLESASHGRVAIDGDPVNGPHPEIGMVFQEARLMPWLSVADNVRFALKDEDKATQDRKIADVLAKVGLADFALAYPRQLSGGMAQRVAIARALVRRPSILLLDEPFSALDSFTRLQLQDHLLELWREERFTMVFVTHDVEEAVALSDRIVVMRGNPGHIHAEFALDLPRPRARTELAFQQWKEKIVQALDLS; this is encoded by the coding sequence ATGCTCGCAATCGATAGTCTCGCCAAGCACTTCCCGAATGGCGTGATCGCGCTGAACGATGTCGATCTGGCCATCGACCAGTCGGAAATCGTCAGCCTCGTCGGCACCTCGGGCTGCGGGAAGTCCACGCTGCTGCGCATCCTCTCCGGGCTGGAAAGCGCCAGCCATGGCCGCGTCGCTATCGACGGCGATCCGGTCAACGGCCCGCACCCGGAAATCGGCATGGTGTTCCAGGAAGCCCGGCTGATGCCCTGGCTGAGTGTGGCCGATAATGTCCGCTTTGCCCTGAAGGATGAGGACAAGGCGACGCAGGACCGCAAGATCGCGGATGTGCTGGCGAAGGTCGGGCTGGCCGATTTCGCGCTGGCCTATCCGCGCCAGCTGTCCGGCGGCATGGCGCAACGCGTGGCAATTGCCCGCGCGCTGGTGCGCCGCCCCTCCATCCTGCTGCTGGATGAGCCGTTCAGCGCGCTCGACAGCTTCACCCGACTGCAATTGCAGGACCATCTGCTGGAGCTGTGGCGCGAGGAGCGCTTCACCATGGTGTTCGTCACCCACGATGTCGAGGAGGCGGTGGCCTTGAGCGACCGCATCGTGGTGATGCGCGGCAATCCCGGCCATATCCATGCCGAATTCGCGCTCGACCTGCCGCGCCCACGCGCCCGCACCGAGCTGGCCTTTCAGCAATGGAAGGAAAAGATCGTCCAGGCACTGGACCTGTCGTAA
- a CDS encoding ABC transporter permease has protein sequence MTAEVYDRDTANTAAVPSGAAAGAVVGARRRHPLAALAGTKGLIVPALLLAGWAALSWTGVFAPNLVPSPEAVLAEISALWASGELTSHIGVTLTRVFFGFLAGTAAATLLGALTGYSRTTRELLDPTLQALKAVPSLAWVPLFILWFGIFEASKVTLIAVGVFFPIYLNLVEGIQGVDRKLVEVAKLNRFSRLDLVRRVLLPATLPSYVVGLRAGLALGWMFVIAAELMGASEGLGYLMVDGQMTGRPAVIVASLILFAIAGKLTDAILAASARPFLAWQDGFGDMKGASHARNR, from the coding sequence ATGACCGCCGAGGTCTATGACCGCGACACGGCGAATACGGCGGCAGTCCCCTCGGGGGCTGCCGCTGGAGCCGTCGTTGGGGCGCGCCGGCGGCATCCGCTGGCGGCACTTGCCGGCACCAAGGGGCTGATCGTCCCGGCCCTGCTGCTGGCGGGCTGGGCGGCGCTGTCCTGGACCGGCGTGTTCGCGCCCAATCTGGTGCCCAGCCCGGAAGCGGTGCTGGCGGAAATCTCCGCCCTGTGGGCCAGCGGCGAGCTGACCAGCCATATCGGCGTCACGCTGACCCGGGTGTTCTTCGGCTTCCTCGCCGGCACCGCGGCGGCGACGCTGCTGGGCGCGCTGACCGGCTATTCCCGCACCACGCGGGAGCTGCTCGATCCCACGCTGCAGGCGCTGAAGGCGGTGCCCTCGCTGGCCTGGGTGCCGCTGTTCATCCTGTGGTTCGGCATTTTCGAGGCCTCCAAGGTAACGCTGATCGCGGTCGGCGTTTTCTTCCCGATCTATCTGAATCTGGTCGAGGGCATTCAGGGCGTTGACCGCAAGCTGGTGGAAGTGGCGAAGCTGAACCGCTTCAGCCGGCTGGATCTGGTCCGCCGGGTGCTGCTGCCGGCCACCCTGCCCTCCTATGTGGTGGGCCTGCGCGCCGGTCTGGCGCTGGGCTGGATGTTCGTCATCGCCGCTGAGCTGATGGGGGCGAGCGAGGGCCTCGGCTATCTGATGGTCGATGGCCAGATGACCGGCCGCCCGGCGGTGATCGTCGCCAGCCTCATCCTGTTCGCCATCGCCGGCAAGCTGACCGATGCCATTCTGGCCGCCTCGGCGCGCCCGTTCCTCGCCTGGCAGGACGGTTTCGGCGATATGAAGGGAGCCTCCCATGCTCGCAATCGATAG
- a CDS encoding aliphatic sulfonate ABC transporter substrate-binding protein — translation MTIKITRRTFQLGTLAAAAIALTVGAGAAQAAPDRIGLDYAYYNPVSLLLKDKGWVEEEFKKDGIDVRWVLSLGSNKALEYLNGGSIQFGSTAGGAALVGKANGNPIKAIYIYSRPEWTALVTGKDSGIKSVADLKGKRVAVTRGTDPHLFLLQALNQAGLTEKDIKPVLLQHPDGGRALVSGQVDAWAGLDPHMAKHELQEGARLFHRDPALNTYGVLNVREDFATENPEIVERLLKVYERARKYSLENPDELRSYLVKAAKVEDEIARKQLGERTDLTNPVIGEEHRKALTAAGTVLKEIGVLKPDTDVPALVADLIDDQYIQRVNRQQAAQR, via the coding sequence ATGACCATCAAGATCACCCGCCGCACCTTTCAGCTCGGCACGCTTGCCGCCGCCGCAATCGCCCTGACAGTCGGGGCGGGCGCCGCACAGGCCGCTCCCGACCGCATCGGCCTCGACTATGCCTATTACAATCCGGTCAGCCTGCTGCTGAAGGACAAGGGCTGGGTCGAGGAGGAGTTCAAGAAGGACGGCATCGATGTCCGCTGGGTGCTGAGCCTCGGCTCCAACAAGGCGCTGGAATACCTGAATGGCGGCTCCATCCAGTTCGGCTCTACTGCCGGCGGCGCGGCGCTGGTCGGCAAGGCCAACGGCAACCCGATCAAGGCGATCTACATCTATTCTCGCCCGGAATGGACGGCGCTGGTCACCGGCAAGGACAGCGGCATCAAATCCGTCGCCGACCTGAAGGGCAAGCGCGTCGCCGTGACCCGCGGCACCGACCCGCATCTGTTCCTGCTGCAGGCGCTGAACCAGGCCGGCCTGACCGAGAAGGACATCAAGCCGGTGCTGCTGCAGCACCCCGATGGCGGGCGCGCGCTGGTCAGCGGCCAGGTCGATGCCTGGGCCGGCCTCGACCCGCACATGGCCAAGCATGAGCTGCAGGAAGGCGCCCGGCTGTTCCACCGCGACCCGGCGCTGAACACCTATGGCGTGCTGAATGTCCGCGAGGATTTCGCGACGGAGAACCCGGAGATCGTCGAGCGGCTGCTGAAAGTCTATGAGCGCGCCCGCAAATATTCCCTGGAGAACCCGGACGAGCTGCGCTCCTACCTGGTGAAGGCCGCGAAGGTCGAGGACGAGATCGCCCGGAAGCAGCTGGGCGAGCGCACCGACCTCACCAACCCGGTGATTGGCGAGGAGCACCGCAAGGCACTGACCGCCGCCGGCACCGTGCTGAAGGAGATCGGCGTGCTGAAACCCGATACCGACGTGCCGGCGCTGGTCGCCGACCTGATCGACGACCAGTACATCCAGCGCGTCAACCGGCAGCAGGCGGCGCAGCGATGA
- a CDS encoding OsmC family protein, with product MDATTLKALQAPLKAQYKDQPDAAKITLKADGKLGEEAITCSVDTGRALVEAGLHPATGGDGLSACSGDMLLQALVACAGVTLKAVATALGIEIREGTVKAEGDLDFRGTLAVDRDASVGFTDIRLSFDIDTDATEEQLASLFKLTERYCVVFQTLNTKPVLAVSHRVNGKAKAA from the coding sequence ATGGACGCGACCACCCTGAAGGCCCTGCAGGCGCCGCTGAAGGCGCAGTACAAGGACCAGCCGGACGCCGCGAAGATCACCCTGAAGGCCGACGGCAAGCTGGGTGAGGAAGCCATCACCTGCTCCGTCGATACCGGGCGGGCGCTGGTCGAGGCCGGCCTGCATCCCGCCACCGGCGGCGACGGGCTGTCCGCCTGTTCCGGCGACATGCTGCTGCAGGCGCTGGTGGCCTGCGCCGGTGTCACGCTGAAGGCGGTCGCCACAGCGCTGGGCATCGAGATCCGCGAAGGCACGGTGAAAGCCGAGGGTGACCTCGACTTCCGCGGCACGCTGGCGGTGGACCGCGACGCCTCGGTCGGGTTCACCGATATCCGCCTCAGCTTCGACATCGACACCGACGCGACCGAGGAGCAGCTGGCCAGCCTGTTCAAGCTGACCGAGCGCTATTGCGTGGTGTTCCAGACGCTGAACACCAAGCCGGTGCTGGCGGTCAGCCACAGGGTCAATGGCAAAGCCAAGGCTGCCTAA
- the queG gene encoding tRNA epoxyqueuosine(34) reductase QueG: MTEDIKSRIREQALALGFDAVGFAPAQLSDQVRQWLAEYLAEGRHGDMGWMVDKADRRGDPQVLWPDARSIVVLGMNYGPGRDPLAILDHPERAGISVYAQGRDYHDHVKNRLKALARWMADEIDSGVKVFVDTAPVMEKPLGQQAGLGWQGKHTNLVSRGYGSWLFLGEVYSTLDLAPDATEIDHCGSCTRCLTVCPTDAFPAPYQLDARRCISYLTIEHKGVIAREFRVPMGNRIYGCDDCLAVCPWNKYATPTGHEAFLPRAELMAPRLADLAQLDDAGFRQLFSGSPIKRIGRDRFVRNVLIAIGNSESQTLVPITETLLTDESSLVRGMAVWALSRLLDAGLFAALRETHLPTETDEDVRAEWEAP; the protein is encoded by the coding sequence ATGACGGAAGACATCAAATCCCGCATCCGGGAGCAGGCGCTGGCGCTGGGCTTCGACGCCGTCGGCTTCGCGCCGGCGCAATTGAGCGATCAGGTGCGGCAATGGCTGGCCGAGTATCTGGCCGAGGGCCGGCACGGCGATATGGGCTGGATGGTCGATAAGGCCGATCGGCGCGGCGACCCGCAGGTGCTGTGGCCCGACGCGCGCAGCATCGTCGTGCTGGGCATGAATTACGGGCCGGGCCGCGATCCGCTGGCGATCCTCGACCACCCGGAGCGCGCCGGCATCTCGGTCTATGCCCAGGGGCGCGACTACCACGATCATGTGAAGAACCGGCTGAAGGCGCTGGCGCGCTGGATGGCCGACGAAATCGACAGCGGCGTGAAGGTGTTCGTCGATACCGCCCCTGTGATGGAAAAGCCGCTGGGCCAGCAGGCCGGCCTCGGCTGGCAGGGCAAGCACACCAACCTGGTCTCGCGCGGCTATGGCTCCTGGCTGTTCCTGGGCGAGGTCTATTCGACGCTGGACCTCGCCCCCGACGCGACGGAGATCGACCATTGCGGCAGCTGCACGCGCTGCCTGACCGTCTGCCCGACCGACGCCTTCCCCGCGCCTTACCAGCTCGATGCCCGGCGCTGCATCTCCTACCTGACCATCGAGCATAAGGGCGTCATCGCGCGCGAGTTCCGCGTGCCCATGGGCAACCGCATCTATGGCTGCGACGACTGCCTCGCCGTCTGCCCCTGGAACAAGTACGCGACCCCCACCGGCCACGAGGCCTTCCTGCCGCGCGCCGAGCTGATGGCCCCGCGCCTGGCCGACCTGGCGCAGCTCGACGATGCCGGGTTCCGGCAGCTCTTCTCCGGCTCCCCCATCAAGCGCATCGGCCGCGACCGTTTCGTGCGCAACGTGCTGATCGCGATTGGCAACAGCGAATCGCAAACGCTTGTTCCAATTACGGAAACCCTTCTAACTGACGAGTCTTCCCTGGTGCGCGGCATGGCGGTCTGGGCGCTGTCGCGGCTGCTCGATGCCGGCCTGTTCGCGGCGTTGCGTGAAACGCATCTGCCGACCGAGACGGATGAAGACGTTAGGGCGGAGTGGGAAGCGCCCTAA
- the queF gene encoding preQ(1) synthase: MTDSIYSGLTQLGQAAGLPDSPEKAVLETVPNPQGDVRYMVRFAAPEFTSLCPLTGQPDFAHLVIDYVPKERLVESKSLKLFLGSFRNHGAFHEDCTVSIARRLVEAMQPEWLRIGGYWYPRGGIPIDVFYQTGPAPEGVWIPDQGVPSYRGRG, translated from the coding sequence ATGACCGACAGCATCTATAGCGGCCTCACCCAGCTGGGCCAGGCGGCCGGCCTGCCGGACAGTCCGGAAAAGGCGGTGCTGGAGACCGTGCCGAACCCGCAGGGCGACGTGCGCTACATGGTGCGTTTCGCCGCGCCGGAGTTCACCTCGCTCTGCCCGCTGACCGGCCAGCCGGATTTCGCGCATCTGGTCATCGACTATGTGCCGAAGGAAAGGCTGGTCGAGAGCAAGTCGCTGAAGCTGTTCCTCGGCTCCTTCCGCAATCACGGTGCGTTCCATGAGGACTGCACCGTCTCCATCGCGCGCCGGCTGGTCGAGGCGATGCAGCCGGAATGGCTGCGCATCGGCGGCTACTGGTATCCGCGCGGCGGCATCCCCATCGATGTGTTCTACCAGACCGGCCCGGCACCCGAGGGCGTATGGATCCCCGATCAGGGCGTGCCCTCCTATCGCGGCCGGGGATGA